One Actinoplanes missouriensis 431 DNA segment encodes these proteins:
- a CDS encoding GNAT family N-acetyltransferase, whose translation MMRPLEDDDLSLERDLDSDPEVLRYLYGRARTPDEVWESHLRRMELGATVEGLGYWILYAGPDFAGLMMLPPVDQPGAAELGYRLRRTHWGRGIATEASRELLRHGFETVGLERVFAQTMAVNRGSRGVMRAVGMRYVRTFHPVWEDPLPGAEEGEVEYEITAEEWARRTA comes from the coding sequence ATGATGCGGCCCCTCGAGGACGACGACCTGAGCCTGGAGCGGGACCTCGACTCCGATCCCGAAGTGCTGCGCTACCTGTACGGGCGGGCGCGGACCCCGGACGAGGTGTGGGAGTCGCACCTGCGGCGGATGGAACTCGGCGCGACGGTGGAGGGCCTCGGGTACTGGATCCTGTATGCCGGCCCGGACTTCGCCGGGCTGATGATGCTGCCACCGGTGGACCAGCCCGGGGCGGCGGAGCTGGGGTATCGGCTGCGCCGCACGCACTGGGGCCGGGGCATCGCCACCGAAGCGTCGCGCGAGCTGCTGCGGCACGGGTTCGAGACGGTCGGGCTGGAGCGGGTGTTCGCGCAGACGATGGCGGTCAATCGGGGGTCGCGCGGCGTCATGCGGGCGGTCGGCATGCGCTATGTGCGCACCTTCCACCCGGTGTGGGAGGACCCGCTGCCCGGGGCCGAGGAGGGCGAGGTCGAGTACGAGATCACGGCCGAGGAGTGGGCGCGCCGCACTGCTTGA
- a CDS encoding ATP-binding cassette domain-containing protein — translation MWLWRVAVPFLVVGLWYLVYRFGGVDRVLLPSPRAVWDAGLQLHDSGVLWPNLWSTLLAALEALALSAVAGVPLGILLGMLPRTWAVLAPYLNAVNSMPRIAFAPVFVVAFGIGQSSKVALGFSIAFFVFLMNARIGVLSTDEEHLRVCVALGASRSQLFRKLYVPVAVPAVFTALRLGLVLALLGVVGSEIIASRVGVGQLITTYSATLSMAPVYALLIVLAACTSILTMLVGATESALLGWQRTDRARPRPGGSRGKPTGRTPPSVTGHDGAAATPVVRLESVSVEFARHRVLSDISLSIPRGQFVAIVGASGSGKSTLLNAVSGLVPVASGRLGVFGEPARAGRADVGHMFARDALLPWRTARRNVELGLEFRGRATPVRREHALRMLDLVRLPAAADRYPSQLSHGMRQRVALARTLASDPELLLMDEPFAALDALTRSSIRDMFLDIWDTRAHRKTVLFVTHDLTEALVLADRVVTLTRDGVRTDVAVPYGRPRDERELMARSDYRDLYERLRNDLKDAD, via the coding sequence GTGTGGCTGTGGCGCGTCGCGGTGCCGTTCCTCGTCGTCGGGCTGTGGTACCTGGTGTACCGGTTCGGCGGCGTCGACCGCGTCCTGCTGCCGAGCCCGCGCGCCGTCTGGGACGCCGGGTTGCAGCTGCACGACTCCGGCGTTCTCTGGCCGAACCTGTGGTCGACGCTGCTCGCGGCACTCGAAGCGCTCGCGTTGTCGGCGGTCGCCGGCGTCCCCCTCGGGATCCTGCTCGGCATGCTGCCCCGGACCTGGGCCGTGCTCGCGCCCTACCTCAACGCGGTCAACAGCATGCCCCGTATCGCGTTCGCGCCGGTCTTCGTCGTCGCGTTCGGCATCGGGCAGAGCTCCAAGGTCGCTCTCGGGTTCAGCATCGCGTTCTTCGTCTTCCTGATGAACGCGCGCATCGGCGTGCTCAGCACCGACGAGGAACACCTCCGGGTGTGCGTCGCGCTGGGCGCGTCACGGTCCCAGCTGTTCCGCAAGCTCTACGTGCCGGTCGCCGTCCCGGCCGTCTTCACCGCGCTGCGGCTGGGCCTGGTCCTCGCGCTGCTCGGTGTGGTCGGCTCCGAGATCATCGCGTCCAGGGTGGGCGTGGGCCAGCTGATCACGACCTACTCGGCCACGCTGTCGATGGCGCCGGTATATGCGCTCCTGATCGTCCTGGCGGCTTGCACCTCGATCCTCACCATGCTCGTCGGCGCCACCGAGAGCGCCCTGCTGGGATGGCAGAGAACCGATCGCGCGCGGCCACGACCCGGCGGAAGCCGGGGAAAGCCCACCGGGCGTACGCCCCCGTCCGTCACCGGCCACGACGGAGCGGCCGCGACGCCTGTCGTGCGGCTCGAGTCGGTCTCGGTGGAGTTCGCTCGGCACCGGGTGCTCAGCGACATATCCCTCTCCATCCCGCGGGGACAGTTCGTCGCGATCGTCGGCGCCAGCGGATCCGGGAAATCAACCCTGCTCAACGCCGTGTCCGGACTCGTCCCGGTCGCCTCCGGGCGTCTCGGCGTTTTCGGTGAGCCGGCGCGCGCCGGACGGGCGGACGTCGGCCACATGTTCGCCCGCGACGCGCTGCTGCCGTGGCGCACCGCACGCCGAAATGTGGAGCTGGGACTGGAGTTCCGGGGCAGGGCGACGCCGGTCAGGCGGGAACACGCCCTCCGGATGCTCGATCTCGTCCGCCTGCCGGCAGCGGCCGACAGGTATCCGTCCCAGCTCTCGCACGGCATGCGTCAGCGGGTGGCGCTGGCCAGGACGCTGGCGTCCGACCCCGAGCTGCTGCTGATGGACGAGCCGTTCGCTGCCCTGGACGCGCTCACGCGCTCGTCCATCCGGGACATGTTCCTCGACATCTGGGACACCCGGGCGCACCGCAAGACCGTCCTGTTCGTCACCCACGATCTCACCGAAGCGCTCGTCCTGGCCGATCGGGTCGTCACCCTCACCCGCGACGGTGTGCGCACCGACGTGGCGGTGCCGTACGGCCGCCCCCGTGACGAGCGCGAGCTGATGGCTCGATCCGACTACCGTGACCTGTACGAACGTCTCCGGAATGATCTCAAGGATGCGGACTGA
- a CDS encoding ABC transporter substrate-binding protein codes for MTGTGSGVRRVVVLVMVLLLSWTAGCGGSGESRTPAVSFGGVRDQGSSGYAVAELKGFFTQQGLTVSPTWATSGTVLMQGVASGDFDVANLGPAQLYEAIRNGACARVLRPTQGAAYGVIAQTGLGLDTTLPYPRVLTQLRGRTVGVAARGAAQELVLRSLLTEAGLDPDTDVTWVAIGGGAAAVSAFAAGQVDAAMSYPQLEVNLRATGAAFDKLVDLAGANSPLGEFWQSVAVANCEWADDHPDLVMKFCHALNQGVRALEQQPDAGPQAFAHLGLGSNPGQARSLWDRYKTPVVEVPPLTEENWRHQTMFTPHGTAPAFSEYVVDGCSTA; via the coding sequence GTGACGGGGACCGGGTCGGGCGTACGCCGGGTGGTCGTGCTCGTCATGGTGTTGCTCTTGTCATGGACGGCCGGGTGCGGTGGTTCCGGCGAGAGCCGGACCCCGGCCGTCTCCTTCGGAGGCGTCCGGGACCAGGGCTCGAGCGGGTACGCCGTGGCCGAGCTGAAGGGCTTCTTCACGCAGCAGGGGCTGACGGTCTCGCCCACCTGGGCGACGTCCGGAACGGTGCTCATGCAGGGAGTGGCGAGCGGGGACTTCGACGTGGCGAACCTCGGCCCGGCGCAGCTCTACGAAGCCATCCGGAACGGCGCCTGTGCCCGGGTGCTCCGCCCCACCCAGGGCGCGGCCTACGGGGTGATCGCGCAGACCGGGCTCGGCCTCGACACCACCCTGCCCTACCCGCGGGTCCTCACCCAGTTGCGCGGCAGGACGGTCGGTGTCGCCGCACGGGGCGCCGCTCAGGAGCTCGTCCTCCGGTCGCTGCTGACCGAGGCCGGTCTGGATCCGGACACCGACGTCACGTGGGTGGCGATCGGCGGGGGCGCCGCCGCCGTCTCCGCCTTCGCCGCCGGGCAGGTGGACGCGGCGATGTCGTACCCACAGCTCGAGGTCAACCTCCGGGCAACCGGCGCCGCCTTCGACAAGCTGGTGGACCTCGCCGGCGCGAACTCCCCGCTGGGCGAGTTCTGGCAGTCGGTGGCGGTCGCGAACTGCGAGTGGGCCGACGACCACCCCGACCTCGTGATGAAGTTCTGTCACGCGCTCAACCAGGGAGTCCGGGCACTCGAGCAACAGCCCGACGCCGGGCCGCAAGCGTTCGCCCACCTCGGCCTCGGATCGAATCCCGGCCAGGCGAGAAGCCTCTGGGACAGGTACAAGACCCCGGTCGTGGAGGTCCCCCCACTCACCGAGGAGAACTGGCGTCACCAGACGATGTTCACTCCCCACGGCACGGCGCCGGCCTTCTCCGAGTACGTCGTCGACGGCTGCTCGACGGCATGA